In Myxocyprinus asiaticus isolate MX2 ecotype Aquarium Trade chromosome 27, UBuf_Myxa_2, whole genome shotgun sequence, the DNA window tagttcacccaagaaacgaaaattctctcatcatttactatcacagatgtgtatgactttctttcttcagcagaacacaaatgaaaagttttggaagaatatttcagctctttaggtcctcacaatgcaagtgaatgagagccaaaaaagtaatccatacgactcaagtggattaattaatgtcttctgaagtgaagaGCTAGGTGTGTGTAGGAAATAGAtcgatatttaaaacttttttaataaaaatgttcgcTTCTGGCCAGCTCTAGTATGCAAGTTCACAAGGGTCAAGGTCATGCAGTGACGTAAGCATGTTGgcaagttcacgcgagaactgatgtACTGATGTAATATACAAATGTATATTGTGCCTACATATGAACTTCTTAACAgaactacattttttatttaatttaatgaaaaaaatgtttaaagagtgtgcagagctgtaatcaaGGCTACTTtgaagattttgttttgtttagacaTTTTATAGCCTCTACGCAATTCCCATTCTTCCATTTGTATTTAGTTTAGATGTCTTtagtattattctaaaataaagtaaaataacattgaatatagtatataatagtattaattttgaaaaaagtaataattaagAATGGGTAGACTGAAACTTTTGACTTTTGTTCATGTTTAAAGAGTTAttgcttctatatatatatatatatatatatatatatatatattatttttttatttttttttttttttttttacagtgcatttaaatCTGGcgatataataaatgtatttgtgtaatcTCTAATAAATATCTATCTTTTTACATATCAGGCTGACTGTAAGTGCAGCATGTCCAATGCAGCTGATGGACTTTCCAATGGATGGACATGCATGTCCTCTAATGTTTGGAAGCTGTAagatccacccatccatccatccatccatctaccctTTATTCAGTTTTCTATTCTTTTCCTATGCCTCCAGATGCTTATACTAACCGTGAAATAATCTACACATGGAGGAAGGGTCTTGAAGCATCAGTAGATATTCCTCCAGAGTCTTCAAGCTTACTACAGTATGATCTTGTTCGCCGGACCGTGTCCAGTGAAACATATACAGTAGGTTCAGCACAGGTATGCTTTTGTCAGACAACTATACAGTTGTGCTGGTAAGTTTAGTTGTGCCCCCTTTTCTTATAAGTTTACGCACcccattttgtgttttatttagttCTGCCCTAAAGAAGCTGCATAACAGATATTTAAGtatcttccacaagacaaaataataaattaaattgcataaattatcctggtcaaaagtttacatacccttggttcttaatattgtgtgttgctttcttgagcatcagtgactGCTTGCAGCCTTTTGTGATAGTTGTGGATgggtccctcaattgtcctaagtggcaaagctggatctcaacatcattgggCCACAAGAACATTGGGTAGCTTTACTGTCCAGGACAATCCAGGGTCACATTTATCACAAAAGACTGCGAGCAGTCACTGATGATCAAGAAGACAACAcataatattaaagggatattttacaCCAAATTAAACATTCTATCGTCATTTACTCCAAATTTACAGCATATTACTCTCTTACTTCCAAGGAGCACAAACCAAATACTTGACATCTTGATGTGCCATGTTTAAATTGCAGGCAAATGTGAATGAGATTTAAAAGCTGAGGTCAAGATATTTAGCGAATAACAACAGTCTGTTCTTCACATAAAGCTATTGCAGAAGACTTGGGATTTAGCACATGAGTGGTATAGATCACTTTTATGgagattttttgttatttatttagtaTGACAGCCCCagttcccattcatttccattgtattaaaaacagCTTAGgtgttctgcaaaatatcttcatctgtgttccacagaagaaaaaaaaaatcatagggtTTtgcaacaacataagggtgagtagaatatgacagaatttacatttttgtgtaaactaccAAGGTTATGTAAACCTGTGAACAGGATAAGTTGTGTAAATTCAGTTCTTGGTCTTGTGgaatttatgtaaatatctgtcaaCTAGCAAACAAAATGcagatttaatgttttaatgaaagttAACATCTTGCAGAATCttccaagggtatgtaaacttgaGCAGAACTGTATTTGTATATTCACTGATATCATGTCTTTAACTGTTAACATTTAATCAGGGAATGAAaaatttcttaaaggtgcacattgttatatttttaaggATGTgttcttggacttacactgacacctaggggtctggatgctgcatcattcaaatgcaatagttttcagttaccaatgccattgtagaaattcactattcacagtcagccatgattaatttaatctaagagtggaagtgtccaataacagggtggttactgagattaagcaagtactAGCTGGtgatcatgtgatcctaacatggttGCCCCCACTAggtgaccctctccatgtagaataaaacagcttttataaggtaactgatatgactTGACTCAAGTTTTCATCTCAAGTGAGTGATCATAATACGTTTCAAaatgattattaatttataataaatgaTTTGATGTTACATGATAGTATGAACAGACATTTGCAATGTGAGACAGAAATAAAACTTTTGCTTATTATCTGCTTAGAAAGTGTTTTACCTACAGGGCAGAAAGCACTATAATTAAGTTTTGCTGCAATATGAAGTTCGAACATgaataaaacacaacaaaatgaaataaaaatgttgttaatTTGTAACAAATCTGCAAGCAAATGAGAAAGAGGTGCTGGGTGCTGTTTTTTCATACCATTTTAAAACTTGTGACAAATATGTCAGTTCTGACTTCAGTAACAGAGACTGGAGAGACAATATCGAGATAAAGTatatcatacatacatacatatggaaATAACCTGCCAAAGTGATCacaaactgttcttttaaagatGCTTTAATGCAGAAATGTAACCCTGTTATATTGTTAACTTTAAAgtagatgtaaacaatataataaataagtaataaatgTCAAATTCGCACAATCTTGTTATAATATCATATATTGTGAAGTCTGTGCTTACCTCCAGATCCTGGCCATAGTCGATTGTCATAGCCCTCTAGATGTCCTTCTAGAATTCGTGTTATCTTTCTATTTGTTTTCTGAATGTATCTTTTGGTTTCCTATTACATTTGCAACACTAAATAGAGAGAAAACGGCTTTATAACTCTTCTAGGTAAATGCATCACTGAAGTCCAATTAAATTaagcatttaaatataaatgcatttagTAGGCTGAATATAAGTAGAACATATATTCACCTTGTTAAACATAAAAAGACCAAAAGTAGAGCCATTTTTGTGGCCAAATTATTTCTCCTTTCAATAGTTAGAATTCATCATGTACCTTGAATAAGTATGAGAATTTTATAGACAAACTAATACACTCTGTCTTGTTGGTTTGACTGTCAGTGTATGTGTAGGGCTGAATGTGAGGTGGAATACTTTGGGAATAATCTAATTAAGGGATTAAGAAGCCACTTTTTTAGCAACAGGGTAATGAGTAGTTGGGCATCAAATTtcaagatcagaatcagaatcagaatgatctttattgccaagtatccTTGcatacacaaataatttttttgggtgataggAGAAAAAAGTGCActcagaacattacagtgagacacagaatataaaacaaggaaagagtataaatagacatacaaataataggacatataacatagaatggcatatgtacatgtgaaaTTGGTAatgtacagggttggggagtaacagaatacatgtaacaggaatacgtatttaaaatacaaaatataagtaactgtattccactagagttacaatttaaatcattggtaattaaaatacagttacattcaaaaagtattttgattactgaagagattactttgcattttattgtcatttgtttcatttaatatttagtgctttcagatggaaaacatttatacatataaatgatgcgatccaaagtgcatttgaacagcagtgaaacactttcttatgatgtgtttcattcatacgagcagacactTAAAGTACATTTGAAGTAATTTTGGatcacaagaaatagaaataaaccttgtgtaaattgtcagttttacgctaagctaaaatgctatttctagccattttaaatgcacaataccaggcacgatcatacttttttatcaagaaaattcacgttggatcataatatttttctagtaagacctgtgatattagggcaaaaatcgtattctttttcacccaatttggaatgcccaattcccagtgtgattttaagtcctcgtggtggcatagtgatttgccACAATCTGGGtgatggaggatgaatcccagctgcctccgcgtctgagaccatcaacctgcacatcttatcacatggcttgttgagcacgttgccacgaagacatagcgtgtgtggaggcttcacgccatccaccgcggcatccgcactcaactcaccacacaccccactgaaaacaaaccacattatagcaaccatgaggaggttaccccatgtgactctacccaccctagcaactgggccaatttggttgcttaggagacctggctggagtcaatcagcacgccctgggattccaactagcgaactagcgaactccaggggtggtagccagcgtcttttaccactgaactacccgGGCCCCATCAAAAATcgcattcttgataatatttttttgtactgtttttctgtaaataaatccataaatccttaaaacaagatcaatttgatttatcttgttttagaaacaacactgcataagatatttgtttttcagagaatggatttttaacatgtgtattttgtcttactgtactggcagagtttttatagtcaaaacaagtgaaaaaatctaccagtgctgaagaagtaatccaaagtatttagaatacgttactgaccttgagtaatctaacagaatacgttacaaatgacattttacagcatgtattatgtaatctgtagtggactacatttcaaaagtaactctcccaaccctggtaatgtatgtgcaggtaggggtatgtacagtaaTTGAATTAAatctgagtgaatttacatatgtacatgagatatttatttacattattgcactatgggggagtccagaggcagtttaattgttcatgtggaaaattgcccgagggtaaaaactgttcttgtgcctcttgcgctcagtgctctgtagcgccggccagagggcaacagttcaaagagggagtgggcagggtgtgtggggtccagagtgattcttcctgcacgtttcctcactctggagacctacaggtcttggaaggtgggcaggggggcaccaataatcctctcagcagtcctgactgtccgttgtccTGTCTGATTTGGTACACTCTTGGTACTCTCCATTTGGATTTGGTACACTCGAAAGATACACCCTTCAATAAATATTACAATGGACTTTTTTAAGTATCAATAAAATCGCCTGAATTTCCCTAATTGGTATTTGAATAAAAGTAAACAGACTTCTCTCATTAATTCTTCCGGCGTGGCTGTTCACTGAtacactaggtggcactgtttaTCTGTCACTCAAGAGCATTCAGCTGCAGAAGAAGCCACTTCGCGTCGCAGAATGGGTAAGAAACATATATAGTGACTCAGCTCTGATGACATTTATTATTGCGACTAATGAACATTTACGATATCGAGCAGCAGCTTTCATGAGAGGGCACTAGCAGTATGTCCGTGCATTTTGAGGAGAGGAGCGGTGTGATCCCGTGTAAAACAGCATGGGGCTCGTGGTATCAGACTATGGAAGAAGTCTTTATCGAAGTCAATGTTCCTCTTGGTACTTCAGCCAAAGAGGTCAAGTGTAACATCGGGAGTAAACAGATAGAGCTTCATGTAAAAGGCCAACAAATATTCAAGGTATGGACGAGCATCaacaaaacagtaaaatatacCATCACAGAGATATAAATGTAAAATCTAGATAGACTGGAGAAGTGTAACCGGTTCTGACTGCATTATGTTTGCTACCCAAATTCGGAAAAAGCTGGGACAGTATGgacaatgttaataaaaacaaaaaagagcaaTTCGTAAATACTAATttccctgtgctatattgaaagcactacaacatcACATTATTtggtgttttaccttgtgaatttaattgtttttttgtttttttatataaacctttcaaatcagatgattgcaacacgctccaacaagttgggacagtcaagtgttgaCCACCGTGTAACCACTGTTTCTTCTAATAacagttattaagcatttaggcattgaagacacaagtttgttagtTTAGCAAAtagaatttttccccattctccattatgcaggtcttcagctgtgcaATTGTATGGGAACTTTGTTGCTGgcggtgcttctggacagtgttgatgtatggcttctgctttgtgtctttggatgcagcagcgaatggtgttgaccagtggcgaattctcagtgccagcaaagccttctctgctggcctaacatgccaaataaagaaatagttttccggcagaacagtcagcgtaaactttaatgacaagctcaacttaaaacaacataaaacacatagacgcacacacacacacacacacacagcggccgcataTGGCTCTCTCACTTCTCATAGTGGATTAGACAcctacgagatcaaaggcagatatcgcgtTCTTCACgttcatgtgctttgttgttaataaattggATGCGATTTAAATTCTgttacttttaaatgaaaataaatatgacgaacaagacactcaatgtacctgttatttaattccctccataagacgtgtctttcaatttttagtttaataaagacatgtattttagatatttcagaaatacaaTACCAATCACGTATCCCATTCAGAGACTGCACTGTCAgagttgggaatattcacatataatttatacacataaaaaacatgatattagagataaaaaaaaataaaaaaaaacattttagaagagaacgaaacatcacggttgtttaagccaatgagcattaagctgtgtcatcagaaagtcatttcccatcatgcttgcAGTTCGCACAGCTCGGAAAAAGCAACTGCGCCGCCTGGCTGCCTCGCTCTCGCGGGGGTAtttatgacatcacagcaagtcggacagatttctaaccggcatgcacctgccgCTGATCACCAGTGATCAGTTCtgtgcagaacttgctcatctcaaacgagcctattgACTCAGTAGAGAGCGTTTGCGTACGAAATACAAatgtacctccagaaactggttttggacaggctactaAGGCGGCAAACATTGTTGCTAGGGTCCACTAAAGGTAACGCATCTACTTCATTCATCCAACCGAACcacaatggtctaataatctagaacaaaatcaagagactTATGGTGaaaaccaagtgtatatttcaaAACTACAATACTAATTTCTCTCTAGAAATGGAcacaaaagttggaaaaagtggaGGAAAAcgtacatttattcacaatttggCTATTAACCGCCTCTTCtaccgccttttttttttttcttcagatcaACTACCGTGGATTCACACGCACAGTATTGTGGGATTTAATAGGTAGTGAAGGATACATCTGTGCTGCCTTccaaaatcgatcagatgaaggtatctcattagacaggatgtgacacaaacattggattcggacgtgCCTTGATCCCTTTCTACCTCCTTATACAGCCTTCagagcattttcctggttttggacatAGCCCTTTCtcggttttccagcaggacaacttcaaaccacatactgcctggattacaagtgcatggctgtgtaagcagagagtgcgggtgctagattagCCTGCCTGCATTCCTgatctgtctccaattgagaatgtgtggtgcattgtGAAGCGCAAAATACGGCAACGAAGGCctcgtacaattgtgcagctgaagacctgtataattgatgaatgggggaaaattctgcttgctaaagtcaataaacttgtgtcttcaatgCCTACTTAATCCCCACCAAATTAAAGTGTTctaagaagaaatggtgatgttacacagtggtaaaaactcaacttttttttggggagagtgttgcaatcatctgatttgaaatgtgtacattttcaacaacaaaaaattcacaagggaaaacatcaaataatgtgttgtagtgctttcaatacagcacagggtgaatagaatttacaaatcactccttttttgtttttattagcattttccacacTGACCCAACTTTTTCATAATTGGGGTTGTATTATGGAGAGATACTTGTGTTGTACTGTCAGGCCCTGTTATATATTACTGCCATATGGCATTAGTCTTGTCTAATGTATATGTTACTTGGACACAAATGAAAAATTAGCTACTTAAGTTTGACACCAATGAATCATCTCACAGGGAAAGCTGTTAGGATCCACAGTTGGTGATGAAGCTACATGGACATTAGGTAAAACTCGCAGTAAACAATATAAGTACCTTgccttataatataaaaatatacctCTCTGGATAGCCTTTTTCTGTTTTGTCATTTAGAGGACAAAAAATTGATCCGGATAGTTCTAATGAAAACAAATCGAGAGGCTGGGAACTGCTGGCAGTCTCTGTTAGAAGGAGAGTATGCAGCTGATCCATGGGTGCAGGATCAGATGCAAAGAAAACTCACACTTGAGAGATTCCAGAGAGAGGTATGGTCAATATCTTCAGCCGATATTTAATAGAACATTCCAACGGTCACAGTTAATTCAAGAGTGGTGTAAAATGTATCGCCCCCTTTATAGGAAACTTTGGGCAAATTTGGTCTTATgaccatgtgtatatatatatatatatatatatatatgtgtgtgtgcagttgcCAGTGAACTTGAAGTGATtagcatttttgttttgtaaactgttttgctaatttttttttttctacatgacCAGTCAAATGAGTTCTGTAAAAGCAAAATTACCCAGGTCTATAATATATGTAGGTTGCCAATGAATAAAACCATGTAAATTATCAAGAAAATGTTTATCCATGATTTATTAAAGGATTTGCCCAGAAATGATGCAGTAGGGGTAAAGTTTGTCAGATGCTTTGGTGTAAGCTGGGGCTTTCCTTCAACCTTGATGTTTCTGATgtggaataatgttttttttttttttttttaactataaaacattctgaatattaaacattttccagGCTGGTATATGGATATTTTTAGGGAAATGCAAATAATGTGAAGCAAAATTAGACTCtggattttttattaaaaaaaaataaacgaaTCAGCAACCTTTTTATATTTTCTAAGTCTTATAAATTggtggaattaaaaaaaaaaaaaaaaaaaaaaaagctatcagAACTGCGATGGGGTTtgtattacagctgctgagagagtgacagtaaatttggcctTTTTCTCTTTTCTGACTGCAGTCATAACGGTTGGtaaaatatttgctgtggtcacCCATTCACCACTATACAAGTTTACCATCTTCTGg includes these proteins:
- the LOC127418214 gene encoding nudC domain-containing protein 2-like isoform X2, with the protein product MSVHFEERSGVIPCKTAWGSWYQTMEEVFIEVNVPLGTSAKEVKCNIGSKQIELHVKGQQIFKGKLLGSTVGDEATWTLEDKKLIRIVLMKTNREAGNCWQSLLEGEYAADPWVQDQMQRKLTLERFQRENPGFDFSRAEISGNFQGGGPDFSSLQK
- the LOC127418214 gene encoding nudC domain-containing protein 2-like isoform X1 encodes the protein MSVHFEERSGVIPCKTAWGSWYQTMEEVFIEVNVPLGTSAKEVKCNIGSKQIELHVKGQQIFKGKLLGSTVGDEATWTLEDKKLIRIVLMKTNREAGNCWQSLLEGEYAADPWVQDQMQRKLTLERFQREVWSISSADI